The Desulfuromonas sp. genomic interval CCTTCGGGGCTGTCCTTGGCCGCGGTATTAAAGCTCATCCTCTTCTGGGTCCGCTCGAGGAGCGGCCCTGAGATGGAGCGGATTCGCGTCAGCTTGTCCACCCACTCCTCCTGGGTGACCTTCTCCTTCATAAGGCTCGCGGAAATTTGCCAGCTGCGTTCGTACTCCCCCGCATCGAGCAGGTCGAGAAATTGGGCCGCTGCGGCGGTCGCCTCTTCGCCTTTTTCCGAATCGGGTTTCTGGTGGATCCTGGGACCGAAAATGATCGCCAGGCAGGCCAGGATGAGCACGATGTGAATGCCGTATCGCTTGGGAATCAATGCAACCTCCATTGGTGTCAATTAAATGGTGAAAGCGAAAATTCATTATAAGCGGGATAAACAAAGAGAGCAAACATTTGATGCGCCCGGCCGGTTATACGCCCGGTCCGCGCGCTCAATCGCCACCGGCCCGGGGAACAAGGCAGTCCGGCCCCTCGTTTCGCGGGTTCTTCACGGTCTCAGCCACCGGCACGGCAATCAACGGCCCGGAGAAGGGACCCAGCATCTCCCGAAGGATCTCGACCTCCTGTGGCCCCGGCGCCAGCCAGGGGCCGTAATCGGCA includes:
- a CDS encoding DUF4019 domain-containing protein, whose product is MIPKRYGIHIVLILACLAIIFGPRIHQKPDSEKGEEATAAAAQFLDLLDAGEYERSWQISASLMKEKVTQEEWVDKLTRIRSISGPLLERTQKRMSFNTAAKDSPEGEYILMFFDSSFEVQKSAKEQVTLMLEEDNVWRVAGYFVK